From Drosophila suzukii chromosome 2R, CBGP_Dsuzu_IsoJpt1.0, whole genome shotgun sequence, a single genomic window includes:
- the LOC108008992 gene encoding uncharacterized protein gives MSFAWLVLLSSCFLCQMTTTDLVYRMNKIECVVNKARVTNVTCKVKPINWNLALVNMDCFLIVPIMSPDIRVQVFAKDYSNQFQPFLIDVSFNLCEVVGRKNFVPYGVIVWKLFQRFTNANNSCTFSGHLHARNGYLDTSLLPPFPLGVYQVSLTFTDTNSTNRENIANLKFFIEAMDRRKSKKLPKS, from the exons ATGTCATTTGCATGGCTAGTGCTTCTGAGTAGCTGCTTCCTTTGTCAAATG ACAACGACCGACTTGGTTTACAGGATGAACAAAATCGAGTGCGTGGTCAATAAGGCACGGGTGACTAACGTTACCTGCAAAGTGAAGCCCATTAATTGGAATTTGGCGCTGGTGAACATGGATTGCTTCTTAATTGTGCCCATTATGAGCCCAGAC ATTCGAGTGCAAGTATTTGCGAAGGACTATAGTAACCAGTTCCAGCCATTCTTAATTGACGTGTCTTTCAACTTATGCGAGGTGGTCGGAAGAAAGAACTTTGTACCCTATGGGGTCATCGTGTGGAAACTGTTTCAGCGTTTCACGAATGCCAACAACTCATGCACTTTTTCG GGCCACCTACATGCACGGAACGGATATCTGGACACCAGTCTTCTGCCTCCATTTCCCCTTGGAGTCTACCAAGTGAGTTTAACGTTCACGGATACCAATTCTACCAACAGAGAAAATATAGCCAATTTGAAGTTCTTCATTGAAGCCATGGATCGCAGAAAGAGCAAAAAGCTCCCCAAGTCATAA